The following coding sequences are from one Eulemur rufifrons isolate Redbay chromosome 13, OSU_ERuf_1, whole genome shotgun sequence window:
- the LOC138393865 gene encoding alcohol dehydrogenase 1C — protein sequence MSTAGKVIKCKAAVIWELNKPFSIEEVEVAPPKAYEVRVKIVAVGICRSDDHVANGTIVLPLPVIAGHEAAGIVESIGEGVTTVKPGDKVIPLFTPQCGKCRICKHPESNFCLKTDLGKPRGTMQDGTTRFTCRGKPVHHFLGISTFSQYAVMDENAVAKIDATSPLEKVCLIGCGFSTGYGSAVKIAKVTQGSTCAVFGLGGVGLSVVMGCKAAGAARIIAVDINKGKFAKAKELGATECINPQDYKKPIQEVIREMTDGGVDFSFEVIGRLDTMMAALLCCHEACGTAVSVGIPPDSQSLSMNPLMLLTGRTWKGGIFGGFKSKESVPKLVADFMAKKFPLDPLITNVLPFEKINEGFDLLRSGKSIRTVLTF from the exons ATGAGCACAGCAGGAAAA GTGATAAAATGCAAAGCCGCTGTGATATGGGAGCTAAACAAACCCTTTTCCAttgaggaggtggaggtggcGCCCCCTAAGGCCTATGAAGTTCGTGTTAAG ATAGTGGCCGTAGGAATCTGTCGATCAGATGACCATGTGGCCAATGGCACCATTGTCCTCCCTCTTCCTGTGATAGCAGGGCATGAGGCAGCGGGCATCGTGGAGAGCATTGGAGAAGGGGTGACCACAGTCAAACCAG GTGATAAAGTCATCCCACTCTTTACTCCTCAGTGTGGAAAATGCAGAATTTGTAAACACCCTGAAAGCAACTTCTGCTTGAAAACCGA TCTGGGCAAGCCTCGGGGGACCATGCAGGATGGCACCACGAGGTTCACCTGCAGGGGGAAGCCCGTCCACCACTTCCTCGGCATCAGCACCTTCTCCCAGTACGCCGTGATGGATGAGAACGCCGTGGCCAAAATTGATGCCACTTCCCCGCTGGAGAAAGTTTGCCTCATCGGCTGTGGATTTTCCACTGGTTACGGGTCTGCAGTCAAAATTGCCAAG GTCACCCAGGGCTCTACCTGTGCTGTGTTTGGCCTGGGAGGTGTTGGCCTGTCTGTCGTCATGGGCTGTAAGGCAGCTGGAGCGGCCAGGATCATAGCCGTGGACATCAACAAAGGAAAATTTGCAAAGGCCAAAGAGTTGGGTGCCACTGAATGCATCAACCCTCAAGACTACAAGAAACCCATCCAGGAGGTGATAAGGGAAATGACCGATGGAGGTGTGGATTTTTCGTTTGAGGTCATTGGTCGGCTTGACACCATG ATGGCTGCCCTGTTATGTTGTCATGAGGCGTGTGGCACAGCCGTCTCTGTAGGGATACCCCCTGATTCTCAGAGCCTCTCGATGAATCCTTTAATGCTATTGACTGGACGCACCTGGAAAGGAGGTATTTTTGGAG GCTTTAAGAGTAAAGAGTCTGTCCCCAAACTTGTGGCTGATTTTATGGCTAAGAAGTTTCCATTGGATCCATTAATAACCAATGTTTtgccttttgaaaaaataaatgaaggatttGACCTGCTTCGCTCTGGAAAGAG